The proteins below are encoded in one region of Methanofollis aquaemaris:
- a CDS encoding DegT/DnrJ/EryC1/StrS family aminotransferase, which yields MGVPIARPLLGTEEADAVSAVLASGMVAQGEQTARFEEEFAGFCGASHAVATNSGTSALHAALLAAGVEPGDEVIVPAFSFIATATAVSMCGATPAFADVEEATATIDPESAATLVTPRTKAVIGVHLYGQPCDAGAINDLCADRNLIFIEDAAQAHGAEYHGKKTGSLGDLACFSFYATKNMTTGEGGMVTTGDDEYATHLRRIINHGQAEKYLHTELGYNYRMTDIAAAVGRVQLEKLPAFNQRRRETATYYTRHIRVGGLLTPVVTPDRSHVWHQYVMRATPACPLSRDDLMARLRKKGIGTAVHYPVPINKQPLYQAKFSSCPVSERLAASVFSIPVHPAVNDEERAYIAATINEVV from the coding sequence ATGGGTGTCCCGATCGCTCGTCCCCTCCTGGGGACAGAAGAAGCGGACGCGGTCTCAGCCGTCCTTGCCTCCGGGATGGTAGCCCAGGGTGAACAGACTGCGAGGTTTGAGGAAGAGTTCGCTGGTTTCTGCGGCGCATCACATGCCGTGGCGACGAATTCAGGGACGTCCGCCCTCCACGCAGCGCTGCTCGCCGCAGGCGTGGAGCCCGGCGACGAGGTGATCGTTCCGGCTTTCTCCTTCATCGCCACGGCGACGGCGGTCTCGATGTGCGGGGCGACCCCGGCCTTTGCCGATGTCGAAGAGGCGACGGCGACCATCGACCCCGAGTCGGCCGCGACACTGGTGACGCCCAGGACAAAGGCCGTCATCGGCGTCCACCTCTACGGTCAACCCTGCGATGCAGGGGCCATCAATGATCTCTGTGCCGATAGGAATCTCATCTTCATCGAAGACGCCGCCCAGGCCCACGGCGCAGAATATCACGGCAAAAAGACCGGATCACTCGGAGACCTCGCCTGTTTCTCGTTCTATGCCACCAAGAACATGACCACCGGGGAGGGCGGGATGGTCACGACCGGAGACGATGAGTATGCCACTCATCTCAGGAGGATCATCAACCATGGCCAGGCCGAGAAATACCTCCACACCGAACTCGGCTACAACTACCGGATGACCGATATCGCCGCAGCCGTCGGGCGGGTGCAACTCGAAAAACTCCCGGCATTCAACCAGCGCCGCCGGGAGACGGCCACCTATTATACCAGACACATCCGCGTCGGCGGGCTGCTGACCCCGGTCGTCACCCCTGACCGGAGTCATGTCTGGCACCAGTATGTCATGCGGGCCACCCCGGCATGTCCGTTGAGTCGGGATGACCTGATGGCACGACTGAGAAAGAAGGGGATCGGGACGGCCGTCCACTATCCTGTTCCCATCAACAAACAGCCGCTCTATCAGGCGAAATTTTCGTCCTGCCCGGTCTCCGAGCGTCTCGCCGCCTCGGTCTTCTCCATTCCGGTTCACCCCGCCGTCAACGACGAGGAACGGGCATATATTGCCGCAACGATCAACGAGGTGGTCTGA
- a CDS encoding Gfo/Idh/MocA family protein: MDAGVIGTGVMGRNHVRVYSELKEVETTYVYDLDTAAAEQVAATTGAEVCTSMDELLRKAECVSVCVPTPYHFSTARQVINAGVNTLIEKPICLTAEEGEQLLAEIPDDITVGVGHIERFNPIVEEIKGLVTNPLYVQVSRHNPTSARVTGSSVVEDLMIHDIDVVLNALFSGSHTLTSTGTQDIASALFTFGTTPVYLSASRKASKKVRTIYIEEEEATIEGDFMTQEVYVYRKPGAYGLEDGHYRQENIIEKVLVNKVEPLKTELQAFVRAARDGTPFPVTPAQGLANLRVCEEIKKGLLA; encoded by the coding sequence ATGGATGCAGGCGTCATCGGGACCGGGGTGATGGGCAGAAACCACGTCAGGGTCTACTCCGAACTCAAGGAGGTCGAAACCACCTATGTCTACGACCTCGACACCGCGGCCGCAGAACAGGTCGCGGCGACGACCGGTGCGGAGGTCTGTACCTCGATGGACGAACTCCTCAGGAAGGCCGAGTGCGTCTCGGTCTGTGTCCCGACCCCCTATCACTTCTCGACCGCACGCCAGGTCATCAACGCCGGGGTCAACACCCTCATCGAGAAACCGATCTGCCTCACCGCAGAAGAGGGCGAACAACTCCTCGCCGAGATCCCTGACGACATCACCGTCGGCGTCGGACACATTGAACGCTTCAACCCCATCGTCGAGGAGATCAAAGGCCTGGTCACCAATCCGCTCTATGTCCAGGTCTCCAGGCACAACCCGACCTCCGCCAGGGTCACCGGTTCCTCGGTCGTCGAGGATCTGATGATCCACGACATCGACGTCGTCCTCAACGCCCTCTTCTCGGGATCGCACACCCTCACCAGCACCGGCACCCAGGACATCGCCTCGGCCCTCTTCACCTTCGGTACCACCCCGGTCTACCTCTCGGCCTCAAGGAAGGCCTCCAAGAAGGTACGGACGATCTATATCGAGGAGGAGGAGGCGACGATCGAGGGCGACTTCATGACCCAGGAGGTCTATGTCTACCGCAAGCCGGGGGCGTACGGTCTGGAGGACGGCCATTACCGGCAGGAGAACATCATCGAGAAAGTACTCGTCAACAAGGTCGAGCCCCTCAAGACCGAACTCCAGGCCTTTGTCCGCGCAGCGCGGGACGGGACGCCCTTCCCGGTCACACCGGCACAGGGACTTGCAAACCTCAGGGTCTGCGAAGAGATCAAGAAAGGGCTCCTCGCCTGA
- a CDS encoding nucleotide sugar dehydrogenase, with protein sequence MTDTLSELIKARGPIRRIGVVGMGYVGTPAAALFADLPEIKEVIGFERGSPVSEEKVATLNRGECPLKGEEPGLAELIKKVVAAGTFRATGDYAPVTDLDAVTISVQTPFRNKKDLIPDYTPLKSALRSVGEHLTEGTLVVVESTVTPGTTVGMAREILEEASGLVAGEGFALAHAPERVMVGRLLKNIKEHDRCVGGIDEASTARAVELYAPLLTAGHVIPMTATAAEVTKTAENTFRDLQIAAANQLALYCEAMGVNFYEVRTGIASLKGEGITRAILWPGAGVGGHCLTKDTYHLERGVRAPGAGALDFPADRESLYTLARGINDFMPHHMLTLTGSALEQADKDLDGAKIALLGWAFIADSDDARESPSETYYEAATAAGAEVRVHDPWVRHADEAEISDDLEAVLSGADAVALFTAHREYRSLDPERVKTLCGCEHPAVIDGRNLIAPDPWIEAGFSYRGIGRGDRNTHTLR encoded by the coding sequence ATGACAGACACACTCAGCGAACTGATCAAAGCACGGGGGCCGATCCGACGGATCGGGGTTGTCGGGATGGGCTATGTCGGCACCCCGGCCGCCGCCCTCTTCGCCGACTTACCAGAAATCAAAGAAGTTATTGGTTTTGAACGCGGCTCTCCCGTCTCGGAGGAGAAAGTCGCCACCCTCAACCGCGGCGAGTGTCCGCTGAAAGGAGAGGAACCAGGGCTTGCCGAACTGATCAAAAAGGTCGTGGCGGCCGGCACCTTCAGGGCCACCGGCGACTATGCCCCGGTCACCGACCTGGACGCCGTGACCATCTCGGTCCAGACACCGTTCAGGAACAAAAAAGACCTGATCCCCGACTACACCCCCCTTAAAAGCGCACTCCGTTCGGTCGGCGAGCACCTAACCGAAGGGACGCTTGTCGTCGTCGAGTCGACGGTCACCCCCGGCACCACCGTCGGCATGGCCAGGGAGATTCTGGAGGAGGCCTCCGGCCTCGTTGCCGGGGAGGGCTTTGCCCTGGCGCACGCCCCCGAGCGGGTGATGGTCGGGCGGTTGCTCAAAAACATCAAGGAACACGACCGGTGCGTCGGCGGGATCGACGAGGCGAGCACCGCCCGCGCCGTCGAACTCTACGCCCCGCTCCTCACCGCCGGCCATGTCATCCCGATGACCGCCACCGCCGCCGAGGTCACCAAGACCGCCGAGAACACCTTCCGAGACCTCCAGATCGCCGCCGCAAACCAGCTCGCCCTGTACTGCGAGGCGATGGGCGTCAACTTCTACGAGGTCCGCACCGGTATCGCCTCGCTCAAGGGCGAGGGGATCACTCGCGCCATCCTCTGGCCCGGGGCTGGCGTCGGCGGCCACTGTCTCACCAAGGACACCTATCACCTGGAGCGGGGAGTGCGGGCCCCCGGAGCAGGGGCCCTCGACTTCCCGGCGGACCGCGAGTCCCTGTACACCCTCGCACGAGGGATCAACGACTTCATGCCCCATCACATGCTCACCCTGACCGGATCTGCACTTGAACAGGCCGACAAGGATCTGGACGGCGCAAAGATCGCCCTCCTCGGATGGGCCTTCATCGCAGACTCAGACGATGCCCGCGAGAGTCCTTCCGAGACCTATTACGAGGCCGCAACCGCCGCCGGGGCAGAGGTCAGGGTCCACGACCCGTGGGTCAGGCATGCCGACGAAGCGGAGATCTCAGACGATCTCGAAGCGGTGCTCTCAGGCGCCGACGCCGTCGCCCTTTTTACCGCCCACCGTGAATACCGCAGCCTCGATCCCGAGAGGGTGAAGACCCTCTGCGGATGCGAACACCCGGCCGTCATCGACGGAAGGAACCTCATCGCACCCGACCCCTGGATCGAGGCCGGGTTCTCATACCGCGGCATCGGGAGAGGCGACAGAAACACCCACACCCTCCGGTGA
- a CDS encoding glycosyltransferase family 4 protein — translation MKILLVSTQDYIHHPVPSRHHYIFEELATRHEVHVPHFHVSNGPERPTRLHVHEATLFPFKSPVLHYTTNAPYHAAVMNRIIKENEIDVVVAGHLLAGTAVIRAAQKREIPVVFDLKDWLPDSAAAYYHNPLLKDTIYKTVWAITRYNLDHSTAITTVSPSLVDRLKEHGYSSQLITNGVNTDYFKPMDDSAKREVLGIPEDTFVVGFSGSIERFFDLEWVIKSFKKVLAFHENSVLLIVGGSLFTTYDQELKILAERLGLKDKIIFTGTVPYPEMPEYVACMDVCLIPFSSATWDNIALPNKFFEYSACGKPILSTPVPDVMKIAQENYIVYRSEEEFLEQIKDLIQTPRRYDLDLSDYSWKVKAQEFEDLFTRLLRNGRS, via the coding sequence ATGAAAATTCTGCTCGTTTCAACCCAGGACTACATCCACCACCCGGTCCCGTCACGCCACCACTACATCTTCGAGGAACTCGCCACCAGACATGAGGTGCATGTCCCTCATTTCCATGTGAGCAACGGGCCCGAGCGGCCCACCCGCCTCCATGTCCACGAGGCGACCCTCTTCCCCTTCAAGAGTCCGGTTCTCCATTACACGACAAACGCCCCCTATCATGCGGCGGTGATGAACCGGATCATCAAGGAAAATGAGATCGACGTGGTGGTCGCAGGCCACCTCCTCGCAGGAACCGCAGTGATCAGGGCCGCACAGAAGAGAGAGATCCCTGTCGTCTTCGACCTGAAAGACTGGCTCCCTGACTCTGCAGCGGCCTATTATCATAACCCCCTCCTGAAGGATACCATCTACAAGACTGTCTGGGCAATCACCAGATACAATCTCGACCACAGCACGGCGATCACAACCGTATCTCCGTCACTGGTCGATCGGCTCAAAGAGCATGGTTATTCTTCTCAGTTGATCACAAACGGGGTGAATACTGATTATTTCAAACCGATGGACGACTCGGCAAAGAGAGAAGTCCTCGGAATACCTGAAGATACCTTTGTAGTTGGGTTCTCCGGCAGTATTGAACGGTTTTTCGACCTTGAATGGGTTATAAAATCCTTCAAAAAAGTTCTTGCCTTCCATGAAAATTCGGTTCTCCTGATCGTCGGCGGTTCACTCTTCACGACTTATGACCAGGAACTCAAGATCCTAGCAGAACGCCTTGGACTGAAAGACAAAATCATCTTCACCGGAACCGTCCCTTACCCGGAGATGCCTGAATATGTCGCCTGCATGGACGTATGTCTTATTCCATTCTCATCTGCGACCTGGGACAATATCGCCCTCCCGAACAAGTTCTTCGAGTACTCAGCCTGCGGCAAACCGATCCTCTCTACTCCAGTCCCTGATGTGATGAAGATCGCACAGGAGAACTACATTGTCTACCGCTCGGAAGAAGAATTCCTGGAACAAATAAAGGACTTGATCCAGACACCGCGCCGGTATGACCTTGATCTCTCTGATTACAGCTGGAAGGTGAAGGCACAGGAGTTCGAGGATCTCTTCACCAGACTTCTCCGGAATGGTCGATCATAA
- a CDS encoding oligosaccharyl transferase, archaeosortase A system-associated, protein MDLTALSKKRNYIVIGLVALFTVLALWVRLIPMAGLTASGEVNLLGNDAWYNFRQVELLVANGLAYAWFDPMTLYPTGDTIHWGPLFTTIAAVFTILTGASTPPEMAVAASMIPAFMGAAMVPLVYLIGRRLADWKSGLFAAAFMAFVGGAYFYRSIFGFLDHHIAETLFATIFALAYIVAISKGREQSVDLRSVETLKRPAILGAVAGVAYLLGLFVMPTMILFALIVAIYTLFQFIFDAWQGRESADLLVINTVLFAVATVGLLIFGLKHEGFGFARYSLGHVLSYLLIIAGTWALYLLARVTKERPKYIYPLSLLGISVFGLIGMMIVAPDIYAIFVSNFLGFFGQSAQILTVMEAAPWSFEKAWYAFGYGLVLMAGGLAVLGYGAVAKRRPEHLFVLVWSALLLISTWRHLRYEYYLAVNVALLAGLCAGTVFDWGWKGLATSRTRVQPQKEETNTGKGKKKNTPKKSEKKASGPDPMQILGMIITGILSIAFIFTSAQANIGFSESMGLYGGMNHPDDQQWQEALFWMNEHTPDPGVDYYQIYEKEGFQYPPESYGVMSWWDYGHFITTIAHRIPNANPFQHGVVGPNGVAAFFVTGDEDEAVRIMEADGTKYIMTDYKMDNTAVFDAMATWDDPVNKSAPYKPYFLFQDPGNPGTFQTAQMYGPAYFESMTSKLHNFDGSMVEPSQVLYVEYAEAGASGYSMPVITNAGMMNATEAEAKVGAFNANAKSGMKAAIYGTGSRVDLPPEKVPALHHFRLVFESSGSILSALYPGTPDIKNVKVFEYVQGARIKGEGTIEVDLVTNTGRAFTYRQESVNGEFVVPYSTTGTSYDVKATGPYRIVGTGTTVDVPENAVMQGLVVGA, encoded by the coding sequence ATGGATTTAACAGCGCTTTCAAAGAAGCGGAACTACATCGTCATCGGCCTGGTCGCCCTCTTCACCGTGCTTGCACTCTGGGTCAGACTTATCCCGATGGCCGGCCTTACCGCATCAGGGGAGGTGAACCTCCTCGGCAACGACGCCTGGTATAACTTCAGGCAGGTCGAATTACTTGTCGCAAACGGGCTTGCATATGCCTGGTTCGACCCGATGACCCTCTACCCCACCGGCGACACCATCCACTGGGGGCCGCTCTTCACCACCATCGCGGCGGTCTTCACCATCCTCACCGGGGCATCCACCCCGCCAGAGATGGCCGTCGCCGCTTCAATGATCCCGGCCTTTATGGGCGCGGCGATGGTCCCGCTCGTCTATCTCATCGGCAGGAGACTTGCCGACTGGAAGAGCGGGCTCTTTGCCGCTGCGTTCATGGCTTTTGTCGGGGGTGCGTATTTTTACCGTTCCATCTTCGGCTTTCTCGACCACCATATCGCAGAGACCCTCTTTGCGACTATCTTTGCCCTCGCCTATATTGTCGCGATCTCAAAGGGACGCGAGCAGAGCGTGGATCTCAGGTCGGTCGAGACATTGAAACGGCCGGCCATTCTCGGTGCGGTCGCGGGCGTCGCCTATCTTCTCGGGCTCTTCGTGATGCCGACGATGATCCTCTTCGCCCTGATCGTGGCCATTTACACCCTATTCCAGTTCATCTTCGACGCCTGGCAGGGACGGGAGAGTGCCGACCTCCTGGTGATCAACACCGTGCTCTTCGCGGTGGCGACCGTCGGGCTCCTCATCTTCGGGCTCAAGCACGAGGGCTTCGGCTTCGCCAGGTATTCACTCGGGCACGTACTCTCGTACCTGCTGATCATCGCCGGCACCTGGGCACTCTATCTCCTGGCCAGAGTTACAAAGGAACGTCCAAAATACATATATCCCCTCTCGCTTCTGGGGATCAGTGTCTTCGGCCTCATCGGCATGATGATCGTCGCACCAGACATCTATGCAATCTTTGTCAGTAACTTCCTCGGTTTCTTTGGCCAATCAGCCCAGATCCTCACTGTCATGGAGGCAGCTCCCTGGAGCTTCGAGAAGGCCTGGTATGCCTTCGGATACGGCCTGGTCCTGATGGCCGGGGGCCTCGCCGTCCTGGGCTATGGAGCGGTTGCGAAGCGGCGGCCAGAACACCTCTTTGTTCTTGTCTGGTCGGCCCTCCTCCTCATCTCCACCTGGCGGCACCTCAGGTATGAGTATTACCTCGCCGTCAATGTCGCCCTCCTCGCCGGGCTCTGTGCCGGCACGGTCTTTGACTGGGGATGGAAGGGGCTTGCAACATCCAGAACGCGCGTTCAACCACAGAAAGAAGAGACGAATACCGGCAAGGGGAAGAAGAAAAACACCCCGAAAAAGTCGGAAAAGAAAGCCTCCGGGCCGGACCCGATGCAGATCCTCGGCATGATCATAACAGGGATCCTCTCCATCGCCTTCATCTTCACCTCGGCCCAGGCAAACATCGGTTTTTCAGAGAGCATGGGGTTGTACGGCGGGATGAACCACCCCGACGACCAGCAGTGGCAGGAGGCGCTTTTCTGGATGAATGAGCACACGCCAGACCCGGGCGTCGACTACTACCAGATCTATGAGAAGGAAGGCTTCCAGTACCCGCCCGAGTCGTACGGCGTGATGTCCTGGTGGGACTATGGCCACTTTATCACCACCATCGCCCACCGGATCCCGAACGCCAACCCCTTCCAGCACGGGGTTGTCGGCCCGAACGGCGTTGCAGCCTTCTTCGTGACCGGGGACGAGGACGAAGCGGTAAGGATCATGGAGGCCGACGGCACGAAGTACATCATGACCGACTATAAGATGGATAATACCGCGGTATTTGACGCAATGGCGACCTGGGACGATCCTGTGAATAAATCAGCACCATACAAACCGTATTTCCTCTTCCAGGATCCCGGGAATCCAGGTACATTCCAGACGGCCCAGATGTATGGGCCGGCCTATTTCGAGTCCATGACTTCGAAGCTCCACAACTTCGACGGTTCGATGGTCGAACCCTCACAGGTACTCTACGTCGAATATGCCGAAGCAGGGGCGTCCGGGTATTCCATGCCGGTGATCACCAATGCCGGGATGATGAATGCCACAGAGGCTGAGGCAAAGGTCGGGGCCTTCAATGCCAACGCAAAGTCGGGGATGAAGGCTGCCATCTACGGGACAGGGAGCCGGGTCGACCTCCCGCCGGAGAAGGTGCCGGCCCTCCATCACTTCAGACTGGTCTTCGAGTCAAGCGGAAGTATACTAAGCGCACTGTATCCAGGCACGCCCGACATCAAGAATGTCAAGGTCTTCGAGTACGTTCAGGGCGCGCGGATCAAAGGCGAGGGAACGATCGAGGTTGACCTCGTCACCAACACCGGACGGGCCTTCACCTATCGGCAGGAGAGCGTGAACGGCGAATTCGTGGTGCCGTACTCCACCACCGGGACATCGTACGACGTAAAAGCGACCGGACCGTACCGGATCGTCGGGACCGGGACGACCGTCGACGTCCCGGAGAACGCCGTGATGCAGGGGTTGGTCGTCGGGGCATGA
- a CDS encoding histone deacetylase family protein — translation MRCAAVTGKVFARHDMEAYPGTSHAETGARLREVLTGLPPDVPVRPPVAADQAAIERVHDPAYVRWVFEMARGGRFLDANTYISPQGVQTAMMAAGSAHAAVERALDGENSFALVRPPGHHAEPDRQMGFCIFNNVAVAAAEILEEVGRVAILDWDLHHGNGTQKIFYSSENVLFCSVHQRESFPGTGWPEEIGTGRGKGCSLNAPLAPGSGLADYLHIFSEVFLPAIRAHRPDVVIVSAGQDGLADDPHGSMRLAPRDYGDLTAQLLSLDLPLALVLEGGYGPSHGQAVASIFAALKGGISVPEESGVPGRSTTALAEKLKRLIYY, via the coding sequence ATGAGGTGTGCTGCGGTCACCGGGAAGGTGTTTGCCAGGCACGACATGGAGGCCTATCCGGGCACCTCCCATGCCGAGACCGGGGCGCGCCTGCGGGAGGTGCTCACCGGCCTCCCGCCTGATGTCCCGGTCCGCCCCCCGGTGGCCGCCGACCAGGCGGCGATCGAACGTGTCCATGATCCGGCCTATGTCAGATGGGTCTTCGAGATGGCCCGCGGCGGGCGATTTCTGGACGCAAACACCTATATCTCGCCGCAGGGCGTCCAGACGGCAATGATGGCGGCGGGGTCCGCTCATGCCGCCGTCGAGAGGGCCCTGGACGGCGAGAACTCTTTTGCGCTTGTCCGCCCTCCGGGCCATCATGCCGAACCCGACCGGCAGATGGGCTTCTGCATCTTCAACAACGTGGCCGTGGCCGCGGCAGAGATCCTGGAGGAGGTGGGCCGGGTGGCGATCCTTGACTGGGATCTGCACCACGGCAATGGGACACAGAAGATCTTTTATTCATCGGAGAACGTGCTCTTCTGCTCGGTCCATCAACGGGAAAGTTTTCCCGGGACCGGATGGCCCGAGGAGATCGGGACCGGCCGGGGAAAGGGCTGCTCGCTCAACGCCCCGCTGGCGCCGGGGTCCGGGCTCGCGGATTATCTCCACATCTTCTCGGAGGTCTTTCTCCCGGCGATCCGCGCACACCGTCCCGACGTGGTCATCGTCTCGGCCGGGCAGGACGGACTCGCCGACGACCCGCACGGTTCGATGCGGCTTGCACCCCGCGACTACGGGGACCTGACCGCACAACTCCTCTCCCTGGACCTCCCGCTGGCCCTGGTCCTCGAGGGGGGCTACGGCCCCTCGCACGGGCAGGCCGTGGCCTCGATCTTTGCAGCCCTGAAGGGGGGAATCTCTGTTCCTGAAGAGTCAGGGGTGCCGGGGCGTTCGACGACAGCCCTCGCAGAAAAATTGAAGAGATTGATCTATTACTGA
- a CDS encoding YcaO-related McrA-glycine thioamidation protein, which translates to MSLTFTHIEKQFYDGTHRTRSPEETLKVIEPLMEEIGVVSVEEMTESDRLRIPCFSAYRPGAALGASKYHAGKGKGPLQAKVSAMMEAVERYSGEYHGDHMEYASFEELGHRRALDPEEIILPRALEKNEKLHWTPGWDLLNEEELLVPSNAVFHPYDCLGMTVPLFISDTNGLASGNVMEEAVLHALLEVIERDCLSSAERRHNMGTRIAVGASGPVRDLLEIFEENGIAIHLWLLEGKTGIPTVAAAADDTVTKDPSLLVMGAGTHLDPEIAALRALTEVAQSRASQLQGGRVNPGRQEFLERIGYDRMKRINREWFREAEDVPIESLPNLATDYFDEDIGVALDEVGKVAEHVLVCDLTRTCVPVVRVIVPGFEVSHMNKDRIPGKRPQ; encoded by the coding sequence ATGTCCCTCACCTTCACCCACATCGAAAAACAGTTTTACGATGGCACCCATCGTACGAGATCCCCGGAAGAAACCCTGAAGGTTATCGAGCCCCTCATGGAGGAGATCGGTGTGGTCTCGGTCGAGGAGATGACCGAATCGGATCGACTCCGGATCCCGTGTTTCTCGGCATACCGCCCTGGCGCCGCACTCGGTGCGTCGAAGTATCATGCAGGCAAGGGAAAGGGCCCGCTCCAGGCGAAGGTCTCTGCGATGATGGAGGCGGTCGAACGATATTCGGGCGAGTATCATGGCGATCATATGGAGTATGCGAGTTTCGAGGAACTCGGTCACCGCCGTGCTCTCGATCCCGAGGAAATCATCCTCCCAAGAGCCCTTGAGAAAAACGAGAAACTTCACTGGACCCCTGGTTGGGATCTTCTCAACGAGGAGGAACTCCTGGTCCCGAGCAACGCGGTCTTCCATCCCTATGACTGTCTGGGGATGACCGTTCCTCTCTTCATCTCCGATACCAACGGGCTTGCCTCGGGCAATGTAATGGAGGAGGCGGTCCTCCATGCTCTTCTTGAGGTGATCGAACGAGATTGCCTATCGAGCGCTGAACGCCGGCACAATATGGGTACCAGGATAGCGGTCGGCGCGTCCGGGCCGGTGCGTGATCTCCTTGAGATCTTTGAGGAGAACGGCATCGCGATCCATCTCTGGCTCCTCGAAGGGAAGACCGGGATCCCAACGGTTGCCGCGGCTGCCGATGACACGGTCACGAAGGATCCCTCCCTCCTGGTGATGGGTGCGGGCACGCATCTCGACCCGGAGATCGCAGCGCTCAGGGCGCTCACCGAGGTGGCGCAGAGCCGCGCCAGCCAACTCCAGGGAGGCCGGGTCAACCCGGGCAGGCAGGAGTTCCTGGAGCGGATCGGGTATGACCGGATGAAGCGGATCAACAGAGAGTGGTTCAGGGAGGCAGAGGATGTCCCGATCGAGTCTCTCCCGAACCTTGCCACCGACTATTTTGACGAAGATATCGGGGTGGCCCTCGACGAGGTCGGGAAGGTGGCAGAACACGTCCTGGTCTGCGACCTCACGAGAACCTGCGTCCCGGTGGTGCGGGTGATCGTCCCCGGCTTCGAGGTCTCCCATATGAACAAGGACCGCATCCCGGGAAAGCGGCCTCAGTAA
- a CDS encoding DUF2098 domain-containing protein: MDATEVAVGMAVRYPRTGTAGNVARIEVIEDETFAALDSTGLLYRVDTLEPAAHPTRHHAKKSRDLESLVRKEAEFGKDISDAWQNIDNACEGGG, encoded by the coding sequence ATGGACGCCACTGAGGTCGCTGTGGGGATGGCAGTTCGCTACCCCAGGACCGGCACGGCCGGGAATGTGGCCAGGATCGAGGTGATCGAGGACGAGACCTTTGCCGCACTCGATTCCACCGGGCTCCTGTACCGCGTCGATACCCTTGAGCCTGCCGCCCATCCGACCCGCCATCACGCCAAGAAAAGCAGAGATCTTGAGAGCCTTGTCAGGAAGGAGGCCGAGTTCGGCAAAGACATCAGCGATGCCTGGCAGAACATCGACAACGCCTGCGAGGGCGGAGGTTAA
- the nikR gene encoding nickel-responsive transcriptional regulator NikR, whose protein sequence is MQHDSELSRIGISLPKNLLDKFDGIIGARGYSSRSEGIRDAIRSYITYYQWMSDVKGERQGVITMVYDHDQRGLLQTITDIQHEYIKTIQASMHAHLSHDQCLEVILLRGDGTELKKIAERLMSQKGVESVKLTTIPLGNEEEVD, encoded by the coding sequence ATGCAGCATGACAGCGAACTCTCCAGGATCGGGATCTCTCTTCCAAAGAATCTCCTTGACAAGTTCGATGGGATCATCGGTGCCAGGGGTTACTCTTCCCGGTCGGAGGGTATACGGGACGCGATAAGGAGTTACATCACCTATTATCAGTGGATGTCTGATGTCAAGGGTGAACGGCAGGGTGTGATCACGATGGTCTATGATCATGATCAGCGCGGTCTCCTCCAGACGATCACCGACATCCAGCACGAATATATCAAGACCATCCAGGCCTCGATGCATGCCCACCTCAGCCACGACCAGTGCCTTGAGGTGATCCTCCTGCGCGGCGACGGTACCGAACTAAAAAAGATCGCAGAGCGGCTCATGTCGCAGAAAGGGGTGGAGTCAGTGAAGCTGACAACAATTCCGCTCGGGAACGAGGAAGAGGTGGATTAA